A single region of the Brachypodium distachyon strain Bd21 chromosome 3, Brachypodium_distachyon_v3.0, whole genome shotgun sequence genome encodes:
- the LOC100823793 gene encoding inosine triphosphate pyrophosphatase codes for MAAARVLPKAVTFVTGNAKKLEEVRAILGSSIPFQSLKLDLPEFQGEPEDISKEKARMAASQVNGPVLVEDTCLCFNALKGLPGPYIKWFLEKIGHEGLNNLLKAYEDKSAFAMCIFSLALGPEEEPITFVGKTAGKIVPARGPADFGWDPVFQPDGFEQTYAEMPKPEKNQISHRGKALALVKDHFASANYTIQGDESA; via the exons atggcggcggcgcgggtgctGCCGAAGGCGGTGACCTTCGTGACGGGCAACGCTAAGAAGCTGGAGGAAGTCCGCGCCATCCTCGGTTCTTCCATCCCCTTCCAGTCCCTCAAGCTCGACC TGCCTGAATTTCAAGGTGAGCCAGAAGACATATCCAAAGAGAAAGCACGAATGGCTGCATCACAG GTGAATGGTCCTGTACTTGTTGAGGACACCTGCCTATGTTTCAATGCACTCAAAGGTTTACCAG GACCCTACAT AAAGTGGTTTCTTGAGAAGATTGGGCATGAAG GTTTGAACAATTTGTTAAAAGCTTATGAAGACAAATCAGCCTTTGCTATGTGCATATTTTCCCTTGCTCTTGGACCAGAAGAGGAACCGATCACATTTGTCGGCAAAACAGCA GGAAAAATTGTACCTGCCAGAGGCCCTGCTGATTTTGGATGGGACCCTGTATTccagccagatggatttgAGCAAAC GTATGCTGAGATGCCCAAACCTGAGAAGAATCAAATATCTCACAGGGGGAAAGCTCTTGCGTTGGTGAAAGATCATTTCGCTTCTGCTAACTATACAATTCAGGGTGATGAATCGGCTTGA